GCAGGCTTTTTTATTTTGATTACTTTATACCAAGTTGTTTAATAAGGTGCTTAGCCCTTTAAAACTAGGGCGCGATGCAATAGCTGTATTTACAGCACGCGCTGCTATATCGGACATTTTATCAAACAGTTCGTTTTGCTTATCGTTAAAGCTTACAGTACTTAGTAAATCCTCAATTAAACACCCAAAAGCGCGTACTTCAATTAACTGTATTTGCTGTTGCTGATGCTTGCTAAGCATGGCTAAATTTGTTGCAGCACCAAAGTCGCCAAATAAAACATCGTACTGTTCATTTATCATGGTGTTGTGTGCGTAAATATCGCCATGGCTTACGTAATTATCATGTAGGTGAGTTAGCGTATTTGCCATCTGTTTTGAAATTTTATAAACAGCTTCAATAGGGTAATTACAACCATCATTAAATGTATCGCGCGTACACGTTTCTAAACTTGGTGGTAAACCCAAATTTGTATAATTGGTATCTATTAATTCCATTACTAAGCCAAGCTGTGTGCTTTGCTCTATGTAACTTAATACGTTTATTAAATTTTTATGGGAGCCTGCTTGTAAACAGCAATTTACTTCATCAAGTGGGTAGCCATCGCTCGTTATTGCCCCTTTAAACAATTTTACCGCCACATCGCGGTGTGCTGTTTTAGCTAAATGAATAACGCCCGATGCACCTTGGCCAATTACTTTTTTAAGCTTAAAATTTTCAAGCGGCGTGTTTTGCAAACGACTGTTAGTTAAGCACTGCGCTTTATTAAATGTATTACCGGCAAAGGCAAGCCAAGCAAGTTTTGGTAATTCTAATAGCCAACCATCAAGTTTTGTTAGGTTATTAGCAGAGAGCCTCACAAGCTCTAGATTAGTACAGTTAGCCATACTCTCGGGTAGGTGTTTTAGGCTATTTCCTGCAAGGGCGAGTTTTTTAAGTTTGGTGTAATTACCAAAGTCACTAGGCAACGCGCTTAATTTGTTATCGGTCAGTATTAACCATTCAATATTTTTAGGTAAGCTGTTTAATGCAAACTGTGTTATTTGATTGCCTTTAAAGGCAACCATAATTAAAGCAGGGCACTTAGCGAGTACTTTAGGTATATGTTTAAACTGGTTAAACGATAAAAACACCCGCTTAAGCTTTGTTAAGCTTGCAAATTCATCAGGTAGTGTAGTGAGATTATTGTTTGATAAATCGAGTACTTCGAGGGTGTCTGCAAGGGTTAAAATTTCCAAAGGAAACTCAGTTAAGCCATCAACAAGTTGTAAGCGAGTAACACCATTCAACCTACCAGCTTTAAGCTGTGCAAGGGTATTCATAAATTTTCACAAGCCTTTTAAAATAAAAAAGCCAACATGGCTGTTGGCTTAAAATAAATACGTTTAGTAAAGTTTAAAACTGCGCGTTATGGTAAACGTTTTGCACGTCGTCACAATCTTCAAGCATGGCTAAAAAGCGTTCCATTACTTCTACGTCTTCACCTTCAATTGGGGCTTCAACTTGTGGTACAAACGAAATCAAGTCTACGTCAAAATCTGTAATCCCCATTTCTTCAAGTGCTGTGCGTGTGTTGTTGTATTCAGTATGCGGAGCAAAAACCGTTACTTTGCCGTTCTCTACTTCTACATCTGTAACATCAACATCGGCCATCATAAGGGCTTCGAGTACAGCTTCATCGTCATCGCCGTCAAAAACAAAAATAGCGAGGTGATCAAATAAATGTGATACTGAATTTTGCGCGCCAATTTTAGCGTTTGCTTTGGTAAAACAAATACGTACATCAGCAAACGTGCGTTTATTGTTGTCTGTTAAACAGTCAACAATAATCATACAGTTGCCAGGGCCGTAACCCTCGTAACGTGTGGCTGCGTAATCTTCACCGCCACCGCCTTTCGCTTTTTCTATTGCGCGTTCAATTACGTGTGCCGGTACTTGGTCTTTTTTAGCGCGCTCAATTAAACGGCGTAGCGCAAGGTTGCCATCAGTATCGACGCCACCGTTTTTAGCACATATGTATATTTCTTTACCGTACTTAGAATAAACTTTAGTTTTAGCACCCGCAGTTTTAGCCATTGAATCTTTTTTGTTTTGGTAAGCTCTTCCCATCTGCGTCTCGCCTTAATATATGTAAATTATTGAATAAAATTGCAAGTCGGTATTCTAAAGGTAAAGCGGCAGTATCGCCAGTAAATGGCTGTAATTAACCAAAGTTCAAGTTAATTAATCTTCCTGCTGTTGTAATTGCCACATTTGAGCGTATTGACCTTTTTTTGCTATAAGTGCTGCATGTGTACCTTGCTCTACCAGCTCACCGTTGTTAAATACCAGTATGTTATCGGCATCGATAATAGTAGAGAGCCTATGAGCAATCACCACGCTAGTATGGTTTTGAGTAACTGCACGCATTGCGTTTAATATTGCTTGTTCAGCGTGCGAGTCGAGTGCTGAGGTTGCTTCATCAAAAATTAAAATAGGAGAGCGCTTTAAAATAGCGCGTGCAATGGCAATACGTTGTTTTTCGCCGCCAGATACTTTTAAACCGCGCTCGCCAACCAGTGTTTTATCGCCTTGCGCTAATGTTGAAATAAAGTCTTTTAAATGGGCCATTTCTATTGCTTTATCTATTTCAGCATCGCTCGCTGAGGGTCTGCCATAGGCTATGTTTTCACGTATAGTGGTATTAAATAGCACAGTGTCTTGTGGCACTATAGCAATGGCACTGCGCAGGCTATTAAGTGTAACTGAATCTATGGCTTGGTTATCTATAGTAATAGTGCCCGAGTTCACATCGTAAAAGCGATACAGTAACCGTGCTAATGAGCTTTTACCCGCGCCACTTGCCCCTACAACAGCTACTTTACTGCCTGCTTTTACTTTAAAGCTAATGTTATTTAGTATTGGGCGACTGGCATTGTAACTAAAGCTTACATTATTAAACGCTATATCGCCTTGGGTAAGTATTAGGTTTTGTGCATTAGGTTGCTCAACGACTTGTGGCTTTTTATTAAGTAAACCCAGCATGTTTTCTAAATCGGTAAGCGCGCGCCTTATTTCTCGATACACAAATCCCAAAAAGTTAAGCGGTAAAAATAATTGGATCATGTAGGCGTTTATCATTACAAGTTCACCAATTGTTAAAGCGCAAGTTATCACTTCTTTGGCGCCTAACCACATCAGCGCCGTTATAGCACTGGCTATAATTAGCGCCTGGCCAGAATTAAGCGCCAGTAACGACATTCTATTTTTCAAACGGGCGGCTTCCCAGTTTGCTAAAAAGGAGTTGTATGTTTTTGCCTCAAATTCTTCGTTATTAAAATACTTTACGGTTTCAAAGTTAAGAAGGCTGTCTATGGCGCGTGTATTACTCAAATTATCGGCGGCGTTTGCCTCACGTATAAAGCGGTTTCGCCACTGCGTTACTGTTACGGTAAAGGTAATATAAATAGCAACCGCCAATAAGGTTATTAACGCAAACCAAACAGAAAATAGCGTCCCAAAAATAATGGCAACGGTGAGTATTTCAAAAAGGGTGGGTACAATATTAAACATTAAAAAACGCATTAAAAAGCTCAGCCCACTCGTGCCGCGCTCTATATCACGGCTTATGCCGCCTGTTTGCCTATCGAGGTGAAACGCAAGCTCTAGTGAGTGTAAATGTTTAAATACTTTTAAACCAATATCGCGCATAGCGTGCTCTGTCACACGCGAGAACACCGCATCGCGTACCTCGCCTAAAAACACGCTGGCAAACCTAAGTCCACCATACATAAGCAGTAGTAACGCCGGGATAACTAAAATAGGATTGATTGATTTATCTACCGAATCGATAATCTCTTTTAGTGCCCAAGGCATTAAGAGTGTCGCGCCTTTAGCACCTATAAGCGCTAAAAGTGCAATAAATACTCGCCCTTTAAATTTAGTAATGTAAGGCCACAGTGTTTTAATGCTTTGTTTTAAGGTCATGGCATCGGCGCGTTTTATAGTACTGTGCTTGGAGCGCATTAAGGGTCTCAGTTAAATTAAATACTTAATTAATAAGCATTGTATTTTAATTACTTGCCCATATATACTACGCATCCCTTGTTTAGTTTGAAGTAACTATGTTTAACGTTCGTGTATTTATAACTGCTTTTTTGCTGTTTTGTGCGCTTTTTAGTGTGCAAAGTAGTGCGCAGTGCGCGACACACAAATTAAACACGGTAGCCATTTCATTGAGTGTATTTGCTGATAGCGTTGATTTAACTAAAACGCTGCCTATATCAAAATCGGTAAAGGGCAGTGAGCACAAAAAAACGCATCAAACGGGCTTTGATGCTCATCAACCTAGGTTAACGGCTAGTAACTCTTCTTTATTTTTACATGCCGCGCAAAGTGAGCCTGAATACGACCTTGTATTTGAGTTTTTTGCACAAACTCTTTTTAGAGAAATACACCTAAGGCCCAACGCTTTTGTTGTCCAACAGCCTTGGTATACACTTGTATCACATAGCAAAAAGTCGCGACTGAGCGGCTGGAAAGATGCAAACTTGCTCTACAGCGCTGTAACTACTTACCACGCTTAATTTTCTTATTTAATTTTTTATTAGGTTTAACGTTTTACGTTTAAGCCTTGAGATTAATTGTGCTTTTAAAAAGTACGTTGCCAGTAATTTACTGGTAATAAGGAAAAAACATGTTAAGTGTAAAAAAAGATCAAAAGTCATTTATGGCTAAATTTAAATTAAGCTATATAGCCATGCTTATTGTGCTGATTTTATTAGCTATTAGCGCATTACCCAACTTATACCCTAATAAATCGTGGTTGCATGTAAGCAACGCGCCTCATAGCGAAACCCAAGCCGTGCTAAGTACTAACACATTAGTTACTTTTTTAAATAACCAAGGCTTTAATGTTGAACAAGGGCTTGATAAGCAAGCAACTATAAATATTTTATTAAACGAGCCAACTAAAAGCGCTCAAGCGCAAGCGGCTATAAAGGCGCAGTATCCAAACACACAAGTTAAAATTGTAGAACATGCAACAAGCCCACTTTGGCTGCAAGAATTTGGTTTATCACCAATAAAATTGGGCCTTGATTTAAATGGCGGCGTGTTATTTGTACTCGACGTAGATTTAGACAAAGCCGTTGATGAGCAATTAGTGAGTGCATATCAACAAGCTAAATCAATCATCGTAAAGCAAAAAGCGCATGGCCTTAAAGCGCTGAAAACGGATCATGGTTTTGAAATTAGCGCACTACCAAATGCGGTGCAAAAACTTAACCCAGTGATTGATGAGCTACAAAGTCGCTTTGCTAATTTAG
The genomic region above belongs to Pseudoalteromonas sp. MM1 and contains:
- a CDS encoding leucine-rich repeat domain-containing protein, whose product is MNTLAQLKAGRLNGVTRLQLVDGLTEFPLEILTLADTLEVLDLSNNNLTTLPDEFASLTKLKRVFLSFNQFKHIPKVLAKCPALIMVAFKGNQITQFALNSLPKNIEWLILTDNKLSALPSDFGNYTKLKKLALAGNSLKHLPESMANCTNLELVRLSANNLTKLDGWLLELPKLAWLAFAGNTFNKAQCLTNSRLQNTPLENFKLKKVIGQGASGVIHLAKTAHRDVAVKLFKGAITSDGYPLDEVNCCLQAGSHKNLINVLSYIEQSTQLGLVMELIDTNYTNLGLPPSLETCTRDTFNDGCNYPIEAVYKISKQMANTLTHLHDNYVSHGDIYAHNTMINEQYDVLFGDFGAATNLAMLSKHQQQQIQLIEVRAFGCLIEDLLSTVSFNDKQNELFDKMSDIAARAVNTAIASRPSFKGLSTLLNNLV
- a CDS encoding YebC/PmpR family DNA-binding transcriptional regulator translates to MGRAYQNKKDSMAKTAGAKTKVYSKYGKEIYICAKNGGVDTDGNLALRRLIERAKKDQVPAHVIERAIEKAKGGGGEDYAATRYEGYGPGNCMIIVDCLTDNNKRTFADVRICFTKANAKIGAQNSVSHLFDHLAIFVFDGDDDEAVLEALMMADVDVTDVEVENGKVTVFAPHTEYNNTRTALEEMGITDFDVDLISFVPQVEAPIEGEDVEVMERFLAMLEDCDDVQNVYHNAQF
- a CDS encoding ABC transporter ATP-binding protein/permease, which codes for MRSKHSTIKRADAMTLKQSIKTLWPYITKFKGRVFIALLALIGAKGATLLMPWALKEIIDSVDKSINPILVIPALLLLMYGGLRFASVFLGEVRDAVFSRVTEHAMRDIGLKVFKHLHSLELAFHLDRQTGGISRDIERGTSGLSFLMRFLMFNIVPTLFEILTVAIIFGTLFSVWFALITLLAVAIYITFTVTVTQWRNRFIREANAADNLSNTRAIDSLLNFETVKYFNNEEFEAKTYNSFLANWEAARLKNRMSLLALNSGQALIIASAITALMWLGAKEVITCALTIGELVMINAYMIQLFLPLNFLGFVYREIRRALTDLENMLGLLNKKPQVVEQPNAQNLILTQGDIAFNNVSFSYNASRPILNNISFKVKAGSKVAVVGASGAGKSSLARLLYRFYDVNSGTITIDNQAIDSVTLNSLRSAIAIVPQDTVLFNTTIRENIAYGRPSASDAEIDKAIEMAHLKDFISTLAQGDKTLVGERGLKVSGGEKQRIAIARAILKRSPILIFDEATSALDSHAEQAILNAMRAVTQNHTSVVIAHRLSTIIDADNILVFNNGELVEQGTHAALIAKKGQYAQMWQLQQQED